The proteins below are encoded in one region of Flavobacterium sp. IMCC34852:
- a CDS encoding cold-shock protein: MNEGTIKFFNEAKGFGFITPNNGSQDVFVHVTGLNGPVRENDAVTFSVENGQKGPHAVNVNVI, from the coding sequence ATGAACGAAGGAACAATTAAATTTTTCAATGAAGCAAAAGGCTTCGGTTTTATCACACCTAACAACGGTAGTCAAGATGTTTTTGTTCACGTTACTGGCCTAAATGGTCCGGTACGCGAAAATGACGCAGTGACTTTCTCTGTTGAAAATGGTCAGAAAGGCCCACACGCAGTTAATGTAAACGTTATCTAA
- a CDS encoding MlaD family protein, which produces MEKTAAQKIRLGIFVIIGLTFFVLAIYFIGNKQQMFGKTEHLTAVFNNVGGLQLGNNVRFSGINVGTVRGIEIINDSTISVDMQIDQEIFPHIKKDAVATIGSDGLVGSVIINIIPGKGNLAAVSPGDTIQSQNRVRTDDMLTTLNVTNQNAAQLTVDLLKITNEINQGKGTIGVLLRDTVMAKDLKATIHNLRVTSEKTSQTMDHLNKQIAALDNKDNVIGVLKDTVVGNKIRKVVTNLDASSQEINKVVSNLNATILNIKEGKGAINYLSNDPKLVKKIDSTMTNINEASKKLNENLEALKSNFLFRGYFKKQAKAKKKAEAKK; this is translated from the coding sequence ATGGAAAAAACAGCCGCTCAAAAAATTCGCCTTGGCATCTTTGTCATTATCGGACTTACTTTTTTTGTCTTAGCCATTTATTTTATTGGCAACAAACAGCAAATGTTTGGTAAAACCGAGCATCTTACAGCCGTATTCAATAATGTAGGCGGACTACAATTGGGCAATAATGTTCGTTTTTCGGGAATTAATGTCGGTACTGTCAGAGGAATTGAAATTATCAATGATTCTACCATTAGTGTTGACATGCAAATTGACCAAGAAATATTTCCTCACATCAAAAAAGATGCAGTAGCCACTATTGGTTCAGATGGTTTGGTAGGCAGTGTCATAATCAATATCATTCCGGGGAAAGGAAATTTGGCTGCTGTTAGTCCGGGTGACACCATTCAATCCCAAAACAGAGTCCGTACAGACGATATGCTAACCACCTTAAATGTAACCAATCAAAATGCGGCCCAACTCACCGTAGATTTACTCAAAATCACCAATGAAATCAATCAAGGAAAAGGAACTATTGGTGTTTTACTTAGAGATACAGTCATGGCCAAAGATTTAAAAGCAACCATCCACAACCTGAGAGTTACCAGTGAAAAAACGAGTCAAACCATGGACCATTTGAACAAACAAATTGCAGCTTTAGACAATAAAGACAACGTGATTGGCGTTTTAAAAGACACGGTTGTTGGTAATAAAATCAGAAAAGTAGTCACCAATTTGGATGCTTCCAGTCAGGAAATCAATAAAGTTGTCAGCAATCTCAATGCTACAATTTTGAATATCAAAGAAGGAAAAGGTGCTATAAACTATTTGTCAAATGACCCGAAACTGGTAAAAAAAATCGATTCGACTATGACCAATATCAACGAAGCCAGTAAAAAACTCAATGAAAATTTAGAAGCCTTAAAAAGCAATTTCTTGTTTAGAGGTTACTTTAAAAAACAAGCCAAAGCCAAAAAGAAAGCGGAAGCAAAAAAATAA
- a CDS encoding T9SS type A sorting domain-containing protein has product MKRKLLYLFCMFLGWQTNAQTISIVGTGVNGWPPTNGPEITLSTTDNITYTITNLTVTSGAVKFRQDYNWTTNWGGSTFPNGQGVQNGPDIPTVAGTYDVTFNRLNGTYTFIGTAAFPSIGIWGPAVDSQNGYAGPDVDMITSDGITYTLSGFNFSSGNAYFRQDNATNFVWGSNAFPSGVAVLSGPSIPVNGGEFFVTFNRNSGAYSFDYPSIGILGDALNGWNDDIDLATTNGFTYVISNLTLSNGSVKFRKDNSWTVNWGSTDFPTGTGTQGGPDIPVTAGNYDITFERTSGNYVFTSTLTAPENRLTNLKIYPNPTSNDWTFSHSAPIESIELFDINGKKLQTIVPNATEFKMSGIELPSGVYFVKVKSGADFGWQKIIKN; this is encoded by the coding sequence ATGAAAAGAAAGCTACTCTATTTATTCTGTATGTTTTTGGGATGGCAAACCAACGCGCAAACCATCTCAATTGTAGGAACGGGTGTTAATGGCTGGCCACCTACTAATGGTCCGGAAATAACACTTTCAACCACCGACAATATTACTTACACCATTACAAATTTAACAGTTACGAGTGGTGCGGTGAAGTTTCGTCAAGATTACAATTGGACTACCAATTGGGGTGGCAGCACATTTCCCAACGGTCAAGGGGTGCAAAACGGACCGGATATTCCAACGGTTGCCGGTACTTACGATGTGACTTTTAATCGTCTTAACGGAACTTATACCTTTATTGGCACTGCAGCTTTTCCGAGTATCGGAATTTGGGGACCGGCAGTTGATTCACAAAATGGTTATGCCGGACCCGATGTGGATATGATTACTAGCGATGGGATCACTTATACCCTATCGGGCTTTAATTTTAGCAGCGGTAATGCTTATTTTCGTCAGGACAATGCCACCAACTTTGTTTGGGGAAGTAATGCTTTTCCGAGCGGTGTAGCAGTTTTGAGCGGACCGTCAATTCCGGTGAATGGTGGTGAATTTTTTGTAACTTTTAATCGAAACTCCGGTGCTTATAGTTTTGATTATCCGAGTATCGGTATCTTGGGCGATGCTTTAAATGGTTGGAACGATGATATTGACTTGGCAACTACCAATGGCTTTACTTATGTCATTTCAAATTTAACACTGTCTAACGGTTCGGTAAAATTCAGAAAAGACAACAGTTGGACAGTCAATTGGGGTAGCACCGATTTTCCTACCGGAACAGGAACACAAGGTGGCCCAGATATACCGGTGACTGCCGGAAACTATGATATTACTTTTGAACGCACTTCAGGGAACTATGTTTTTACTTCAACCTTAACCGCACCGGAAAACCGATTGACCAATTTAAAAATATATCCGAATCCAACGTCAAACGATTGGACATTCTCTCACTCTGCACCAATCGAATCGATTGAATTGTTTGATATCAACGGAAAAAAATTGCAAACAATTGTGCCAAACGCTACGGAATTTAAGATGTCGGGCATTGAATTACCAAGCGGAGTGTACTTTGTAAAAGTAAAATCGGGAGCCGATTTTGGTTGGCAGAAAATTATCAAAAATTGA
- a CDS encoding DUF1573 domain-containing protein produces MKKFILIATILVNAVIFAQTGPKIEFKDKDNTIDYGKVNKEDDNGIRVFEFTNTGDAPLIITNVQSSCGCTVPSKPTEPIAPGKTGKIEVKYNMNTGPIRKTITVETNAVNAEEGRVVLKIKGEVVVKPVENLLEKKIKSPMMQ; encoded by the coding sequence ATGAAAAAATTTATACTTATCGCGACTATCCTTGTAAATGCTGTGATTTTTGCCCAAACGGGTCCAAAAATTGAGTTCAAGGACAAAGACAATACTATAGACTACGGTAAAGTAAACAAGGAGGATGACAATGGAATTCGCGTTTTTGAATTTACCAATACGGGCGATGCGCCGTTAATCATTACCAATGTTCAATCGAGCTGCGGTTGTACGGTGCCGTCAAAGCCAACTGAGCCGATTGCGCCAGGAAAAACCGGTAAAATTGAGGTAAAGTACAATATGAATACCGGTCCTATTCGAAAAACCATTACGGTTGAAACCAATGCAGTAAATGCGGAAGAAGGTCGAGTGGTATTAAAAATTAAAGGAGAAGTGGTTGTAAAACCGGTAGAAAATCTCTTAGAAAAGAAAATTAAAAGTCCAATGATGCAATAA
- a CDS encoding cysteine desulfurase family protein: MQKVYLDNAATTPIRQEVIDEMVNVMQTDFGNPSSTHSIGRSAKAVIETSRKTIAKYLHCNAQEIIFTSSATEATNWILRSSVKDFGVKRIITSKVEHHATLYTVQALQTEFGITVEFVKVLQDGSLDYEQLTDLLSTEVKTLVTLMHVNNETGVIHDIVKIGLLCQQNKALFHCDTVQSIGKTELDLQQLPVDFLVAAAHKFHGPKGIGFAFVRKNLVLQPMLFGGEQEKGWRAGTESVHQIAGMAKALQLSYDHLETERNYIANLKQYCFDELQLAFPTLKQNGKNTLYNILNVVLPLSPEKTTMILFNLDMKGIAVSRGSACQSGSIKPSHVLAEMLSDEDLLKPSLRISFSHYNTKAEIDYLVKVLKEI; encoded by the coding sequence ATGCAAAAAGTATATCTAGATAATGCCGCTACAACGCCCATTCGTCAAGAAGTTATCGACGAAATGGTGAACGTTATGCAAACTGATTTTGGCAATCCTTCTTCCACTCACAGTATCGGGAGAAGTGCTAAAGCCGTCATAGAAACTTCCCGAAAAACAATAGCCAAATATTTGCATTGTAATGCTCAGGAAATCATTTTTACTTCCAGCGCAACGGAAGCTACCAACTGGATTTTGAGAAGTTCGGTTAAAGACTTTGGTGTCAAAAGAATCATTACTTCCAAAGTTGAACACCATGCTACTTTGTACACTGTGCAAGCTTTACAAACTGAATTCGGTATCACTGTTGAATTTGTAAAAGTATTGCAAGACGGAAGCTTAGATTACGAACAGCTAACCGATTTACTTTCAACTGAAGTAAAAACTTTAGTCACTTTAATGCATGTCAATAACGAAACCGGAGTCATTCATGATATTGTCAAAATAGGATTGTTGTGCCAACAAAATAAAGCTTTATTTCATTGTGACACTGTGCAATCAATAGGCAAAACCGAATTGGATTTGCAACAGTTACCTGTAGATTTTTTGGTAGCCGCTGCGCATAAATTTCATGGCCCGAAAGGAATTGGGTTTGCTTTTGTTCGTAAAAATTTGGTTTTGCAACCCATGTTATTTGGTGGCGAACAAGAAAAAGGTTGGCGTGCCGGAACGGAATCGGTGCATCAAATTGCCGGAATGGCCAAAGCTTTACAGTTATCGTATGACCATTTGGAAACCGAGAGAAATTATATAGCTAACTTAAAGCAATATTGCTTTGATGAGTTGCAGCTTGCTTTTCCAACCCTGAAACAAAACGGTAAAAATACGCTTTATAACATACTGAATGTAGTGCTCCCTTTGTCGCCTGAAAAGACCACGATGATTTTATTCAATCTTGATATGAAAGGCATTGCGGTTTCTCGTGGCAGTGCTTGTCAAAGCGGCAGTATTAAACCTTCACATGTTTTGGCGGAAATGCTTTCGGATGAAGATTTGTTAAAACCGAGTTTGCGTATTTCTTTCAGTCATTACAATACTAAAGCTGAAATTGACTATTTGGTTAAAGTTTTAAAAGAAATTTAA
- the bshC gene encoding bacillithiol biosynthesis cysteine-adding enzyme BshC, which yields MPNDCISYQKSGYFSKLIVDYLEEKSELKNLYNRFPSIENFQLQIEEKGKNNNSNRKVLVSALEKQYQGLEASEFTKSNISLLSDDKTFTVTTGHQLNLFTGPLYFLYKIVSTINLCNELKQAYPEYNFVPIYWMATEDHDFEEINYFHFKHTKIQWNHESQGPVGRLSTAGLTEVYEVFAKELGLGDNATYLKSLFDNSYLKHSNLADATRYLANELFGNKGLVVLDGDDKALKDLFVPYVKQELLHQTAFQKVMETNELLKDYTIQVNPREINLFYIEDNIRERIVLENNIYKVNHTDLVFTETEILSLLASNPEKFSPNVILRPLYQEVILPNLCYIGGGGEIAYWLQLKSNFEANQVSFPLLLVRNSAVLVTQKQSKKADKLGLSWADLFSNQQVLFNQKTQELSQFNLDFSVQKEHLKQQFAALHNMAVQTDKSFGNAVKAQEVKQIKGLENLEKRLLKAEKRQHADILERMIQLQNEIFPNQSLQERRNNFSEFYLEYGEELLNKIFNELKPLQTNFTTICL from the coding sequence ATGCCAAACGACTGTATCAGTTATCAAAAATCGGGTTATTTCTCTAAGCTAATCGTTGATTATTTAGAGGAAAAATCAGAATTGAAAAACTTGTACAATCGGTTTCCCAGTATTGAAAACTTTCAATTACAAATAGAAGAAAAAGGAAAAAATAACAATAGCAACAGAAAAGTTTTAGTCTCTGCTTTAGAAAAACAATACCAAGGTCTTGAAGCTTCAGAATTTACTAAATCTAATATCTCACTTCTATCTGACGATAAAACCTTTACTGTTACTACCGGTCATCAGTTGAATTTGTTTACAGGACCATTGTATTTTTTGTATAAAATTGTTTCTACTATTAACCTTTGTAACGAACTTAAACAAGCTTATCCTGAATACAATTTCGTTCCAATTTATTGGATGGCAACAGAAGACCACGATTTTGAGGAAATCAATTACTTTCATTTCAAACACACCAAAATCCAATGGAATCATGAAAGTCAAGGACCGGTTGGCCGATTGTCAACAGCTGGTTTGACTGAAGTTTATGAAGTTTTTGCCAAAGAACTAGGCTTGGGTGATAACGCAACATATTTAAAATCTTTATTTGACAACAGCTACCTGAAACATTCCAATTTGGCTGATGCTACAAGATATTTGGCCAACGAATTGTTTGGCAATAAAGGTTTGGTTGTTTTAGATGGTGACGATAAAGCGCTCAAAGACTTGTTTGTTCCCTATGTGAAGCAAGAATTGTTACACCAAACGGCTTTTCAAAAAGTCATGGAAACCAACGAGCTTTTAAAAGATTATACCATACAGGTTAATCCGCGAGAGATTAATTTATTTTATATAGAAGATAATATCCGAGAGCGTATTGTCTTGGAGAACAATATTTACAAAGTTAACCACACCGATTTGGTTTTTACCGAAACCGAAATCTTATCGCTTTTAGCTTCAAATCCTGAAAAATTCAGTCCTAATGTCATTTTGCGACCGCTATATCAAGAAGTTATTTTGCCCAATCTTTGTTACATTGGCGGCGGCGGTGAGATTGCTTATTGGTTACAATTAAAATCAAATTTTGAAGCCAATCAGGTTAGCTTTCCCCTACTTTTGGTTAGAAACTCTGCTGTTTTGGTCACCCAAAAGCAATCGAAAAAAGCGGATAAACTAGGCCTATCTTGGGCTGATTTATTCAGCAACCAACAAGTGTTATTCAATCAGAAAACACAAGAACTGTCGCAATTCAACTTGGATTTTAGTGTACAAAAAGAACACCTCAAACAACAGTTTGCTGCTTTACACAATATGGCGGTGCAAACCGATAAGTCATTTGGCAACGCCGTAAAAGCTCAAGAAGTTAAGCAAATTAAAGGCTTAGAAAATCTTGAGAAGCGTTTGCTAAAAGCCGAAAAACGACAACATGCCGATATATTAGAGCGCATGATTCAATTGCAAAACGAAATCTTTCCAAACCAATCCTTGCAAGAAAGACGCAACAATTTCTCGGAATTTTATTTAGAATACGGTGAGGAACTACTCAACAAAATCTTTAATGAATTAAAACCGCTACAAACCAATTTTACTACTATCTGTCTGTAA
- a CDS encoding porin family protein: protein MKKIVIATLIALGLTQPISAQKKGDVEFGVNIGYNNFSVSDAHESSDTGSGFNLGGSIDYYVSNTWSIKGKLIYDQKGWDNGYIENGVGSYITDFRLNYITIPVTASWHFGNNRNWYLHFGPYFGFLLNAEETRFSQDITDGFNGNDFGFDLGIGVKIPVSNKLKLFFELDGQGGLTDIFQQNNYSAVTNSRTSFNVGLNFLMK, encoded by the coding sequence ATGAAAAAGATTGTAATAGCAACGTTAATTGCATTAGGATTAACCCAACCAATTTCTGCCCAGAAAAAAGGTGATGTTGAGTTTGGAGTGAATATAGGATACAATAATTTTTCGGTTTCTGATGCGCATGAATCTTCGGATACCGGAAGCGGATTTAATCTTGGTGGTTCTATTGATTATTATGTATCTAATACTTGGAGTATTAAGGGAAAATTAATCTATGATCAAAAAGGTTGGGATAACGGCTACATTGAAAATGGCGTGGGTTCTTATATAACTGATTTCAGATTGAATTATATTACTATTCCTGTTACAGCCAGTTGGCATTTTGGGAATAATAGGAATTGGTATTTGCATTTTGGTCCCTATTTCGGATTTCTTTTGAATGCCGAAGAAACCAGATTTAGTCAAGATATTACTGATGGTTTTAATGGGAATGATTTTGGTTTTGATTTGGGTATTGGAGTTAAAATTCCGGTTTCCAATAAATTGAAGTTATTTTTTGAGCTTGACGGACAAGGCGGTTTGACCGATATTTTTCAGCAGAATAATTATTCAGCAGTTACGAATAGCAGAACAAGTTTTAACGTTGGACTGAATTTTTTGATGAAATAG
- a CDS encoding nucleoside-diphosphate kinase, giving the protein MATNRTFTMIKPDAVENGHIGGILNMITEGGFRIVAMKLTQLTVADAQKFYAVHSARPFFGELVEFMTRGPIVAAILEKDNAVEDFRTLIGATNPAEAAEGTIRKKYATSIGENAVHGSDSDENAAIEGAFHFAGREQF; this is encoded by the coding sequence ATGGCAACAAACAGAACTTTTACCATGATTAAACCGGATGCTGTGGAAAACGGACACATCGGTGGAATATTAAATATGATTACTGAAGGTGGTTTCAGAATTGTAGCAATGAAATTAACACAGTTGACTGTAGCTGACGCTCAGAAATTCTATGCAGTTCACTCGGCTCGTCCGTTCTTTGGTGAATTGGTTGAATTTATGACTCGCGGACCAATCGTAGCGGCTATCTTAGAAAAAGACAATGCTGTAGAAGATTTCAGAACTTTAATTGGTGCTACCAATCCGGCTGAAGCTGCAGAAGGAACTATCCGTAAAAAATATGCTACTTCTATCGGAGAAAACGCTGTTCACGGTTCAGACTCTGACGAGAATGCCGCTATCGAAGGTGCTTTCCACTTTGCCGGAAGAGAGCAATTCTAG
- a CDS encoding PDZ domain-containing protein, producing MIFIPIDVNGETLTFLLDTGVEETVLFSLDEKEQVEFFHLEKIMLKGLGSNEAVAAYKSSKNKLNANGFVDLEHEIYLVLDQEFNFSSQVGIPVNGIIGYHFFKDHLVEIDYDRKKVIVYDSTYQKIRKRLRKNYHKSPITIENNKPYYFTNVLTAEEPRPSKMLIDTGNSDAIWLFLTEAEDIKLPSKTIQCFLGRGFSGNVYGKRARIISFTFGEKTFQNPISTFPDSTSIKSVNFVKDRVGSLGGEVLSRFSVFFDYPNNCLYSKPGSKIDNPFNFNMSGLEVQHDGLEWVTQTYQDRSSTAAVFKATQGSDGRVQDNMKVKFELKPVFRIFNVREGSTAADAGLQKDDRIISINGRNAHNLTIERINELLKSEEGRTIEIEIERKGVLHTYKFKLKSIL from the coding sequence TTGATTTTTATTCCCATTGATGTTAATGGAGAAACACTGACTTTTTTATTGGATACCGGTGTCGAGGAAACCGTACTTTTTAGTTTAGACGAAAAGGAACAAGTGGAATTTTTTCATTTAGAAAAAATTATGCTTAAAGGTTTGGGCAGCAACGAAGCGGTAGCCGCTTATAAGTCGTCTAAAAATAAGTTGAATGCTAATGGTTTTGTTGATTTAGAACATGAAATCTATTTGGTTCTCGACCAAGAGTTTAATTTTTCTTCTCAAGTTGGTATACCGGTAAACGGTATTATAGGGTATCATTTTTTTAAGGATCATTTGGTGGAGATTGACTACGACCGAAAAAAGGTCATTGTTTATGATAGTACCTATCAAAAAATAAGAAAGCGTCTCCGCAAAAATTATCATAAATCGCCCATAACTATTGAAAATAATAAACCCTATTATTTCACCAATGTTCTAACGGCAGAAGAACCACGTCCGTCCAAAATGCTCATAGATACCGGTAACAGCGATGCTATTTGGTTATTTTTGACCGAAGCGGAAGATATAAAATTACCCTCTAAAACTATTCAATGTTTTTTAGGAAGGGGTTTCAGTGGTAATGTTTATGGAAAAAGAGCCCGAATTATCAGCTTCACTTTTGGCGAAAAAACATTTCAAAATCCCATCAGTACTTTCCCTGATTCAACTTCCATAAAAAGTGTCAACTTTGTCAAAGACCGAGTAGGTTCCTTAGGAGGAGAAGTGCTTTCCAGGTTTTCCGTTTTTTTTGATTACCCAAACAATTGTCTTTATTCAAAACCCGGTTCTAAAATAGATAATCCTTTTAATTTTAATATGAGCGGACTCGAAGTCCAACACGATGGTTTAGAATGGGTAACCCAAACCTACCAAGACCGAAGTAGTACAGCAGCTGTTTTCAAAGCTACACAAGGTAGCGACGGCAGAGTACAAGACAATATGAAAGTGAAGTTTGAACTAAAACCGGTGTTCAGAATATTCAATGTAAGAGAAGGATCAACCGCAGCTGATGCCGGACTACAAAAAGACGACCGTATTATTAGTATCAACGGCAGAAATGCGCACAATTTGACTATCGAAAGGATTAATGAACTGCTTAAGTCGGAAGAAGGAAGAACTATTGAAATAGAGATAGAACGCAAAGGCGTACTTCATACCTATAAATTCAAACTCAAAAGTATTTTATAA
- a CDS encoding valine--tRNA ligase, translating to MIPAQFNAKEVEKKWYDYWMKNNYFHSKPDHRTPYTITIPPPNVTGVLHMGHMLNNTIQDVLIRRARLKGFNACWVPGTDHASIATEAKVVAKLKSEGINKNDLTREEFLKHAWDWTNKYGGTILEQLKQLGCSCDWDRTKFTMDPDMSASVIRSFVDLYNKGLIYRGYRMVNWDPEAKTTLSDEEVIYEERQGKLYHLKYAIEGSNEFVTIATTRPETILGDTAICIHPEDERYSHLKGKKAIVPICNRVIPIIFDEYVDMEFGTGCLKVTPAHDINDKTLGEKHNLEIIDIFNEDATLNSYGLHYQGKDRFVVREEIAVELEKIGALAKTENHLNKVGTSERTKAVIEPRLSDQWFLSMEELVKPAIKAVLETEEIKLYPSRFNNTYRHWLENIRDWNISRQLWWGQQIPAYYYGDGKEDFVVAENIETALELAKVKTANSSLTTEHLRQDADALDTWFSSWLWPMAVFGGIMEPENEDFKYYYPTNDLVTGPDILFFWVARMIIAGYEYAGEKPFTNVYLTGLVRDKQRRKMSKSLGNSPEPLELIEKFGADGVRVGLLLSASAGNDILFDEELCNNGKAFANKIWNAFRLIKGWEVVDIAQPESSKVAIEWYEAKLQQTLVEIEDHFEKYRLSDALMSIYKLVWDDFCSWFLEMIKPAYQQPIDRATFDKAIEMLEANLKLLHPFMPFLTEEIWQHIAERTPEQALIIAEYPKMTSFNEKLIVDFDFAAEVIAGVRTIRKDKNIAMKDAVDLKVVNNEKASTYFDSVITKLGNITSLEYIADKVDGALTYRVKSNEYFIPVSGNIDIEAEIAKLTEELKYTQGFLRSVQGKLANEKFVSGAPPQVIDNERKKEADALAKIATIEQSLASLK from the coding sequence ATGATTCCAGCTCAATTCAACGCCAAAGAAGTAGAAAAAAAATGGTACGACTACTGGATGAAAAACAACTATTTTCATTCCAAACCCGATCATAGAACGCCTTATACGATAACCATTCCGCCACCCAACGTGACCGGAGTGTTGCACATGGGACACATGTTGAACAACACTATTCAAGATGTATTAATCCGTCGTGCGCGTTTAAAAGGTTTTAATGCTTGTTGGGTACCGGGAACTGACCACGCCTCGATAGCAACTGAAGCAAAGGTCGTGGCTAAGTTGAAAAGCGAAGGCATCAATAAAAACGACTTAACCCGAGAAGAATTCCTCAAACACGCTTGGGATTGGACTAACAAATATGGCGGTACTATCTTAGAACAGTTAAAACAATTAGGCTGTTCTTGTGATTGGGACCGAACTAAGTTTACCATGGATCCGGACATGTCGGCTTCTGTAATTCGTTCGTTTGTAGATTTGTACAATAAGGGACTTATATACCGCGGTTACCGTATGGTCAACTGGGATCCGGAAGCCAAAACTACCTTATCTGACGAAGAAGTAATTTATGAAGAAAGACAGGGTAAACTCTATCATTTAAAATACGCTATCGAGGGTTCTAATGAATTTGTAACCATAGCGACCACGCGTCCGGAAACTATTTTGGGAGATACTGCCATTTGTATTCACCCCGAAGATGAGCGTTATTCACACTTAAAAGGCAAAAAAGCCATCGTGCCAATATGCAACCGAGTGATTCCGATTATTTTCGACGAATATGTTGATATGGAATTCGGAACCGGTTGTTTAAAAGTAACACCGGCACACGATATAAACGATAAAACTCTTGGCGAAAAACACAATCTGGAAATCATCGATATCTTTAATGAAGATGCCACGTTGAATTCTTATGGCTTGCACTATCAAGGCAAAGACCGTTTCGTAGTACGTGAAGAAATCGCAGTTGAGTTAGAGAAAATAGGCGCTTTGGCCAAAACAGAAAACCACTTGAATAAAGTAGGTACATCAGAACGTACCAAAGCCGTAATTGAACCACGCTTGTCTGACCAATGGTTCCTAAGCATGGAAGAATTGGTAAAACCGGCCATCAAAGCGGTATTGGAAACCGAAGAAATAAAATTGTATCCGTCGCGTTTCAACAATACATACCGTCATTGGTTGGAAAACATCCGTGACTGGAATATTTCACGTCAATTGTGGTGGGGACAACAAATTCCGGCTTATTATTACGGGGATGGAAAAGAGGATTTTGTGGTAGCGGAAAATATTGAAACGGCACTAGAGCTTGCGAAAGTTAAAACGGCCAACTCATCTCTGACCACTGAACACTTGCGTCAGGACGCCGATGCTCTAGACACTTGGTTCTCCTCATGGTTATGGCCAATGGCTGTATTTGGGGGGATTATGGAACCTGAAAATGAAGACTTCAAATATTACTATCCAACTAACGACTTGGTAACCGGTCCGGACATTTTGTTCTTTTGGGTAGCGCGAATGATTATTGCTGGTTACGAATATGCCGGCGAAAAACCATTCACCAATGTTTATTTAACGGGATTGGTTCGTGATAAGCAACGTCGCAAAATGTCGAAGTCGTTAGGAAATTCGCCTGAACCTTTGGAATTAATTGAAAAATTCGGGGCCGATGGCGTTAGGGTAGGATTGTTGTTGAGTGCTTCAGCCGGAAATGATATTTTGTTTGACGAAGAATTGTGCAACAACGGTAAAGCCTTTGCCAATAAAATTTGGAACGCGTTCCGATTGATTAAAGGTTGGGAAGTGGTTGATATAGCACAACCGGAGAGTTCTAAAGTGGCCATCGAATGGTACGAAGCCAAGTTGCAACAAACTTTAGTTGAAATTGAAGACCATTTTGAAAAATACCGTTTATCTGATGCTTTGATGAGTATTTATAAATTGGTTTGGGACGATTTCTGTTCGTGGTTCTTAGAAATGATTAAACCGGCTTACCAACAACCTATCGATCGTGCTACGTTTGACAAAGCCATCGAGATGTTAGAAGCCAACTTAAAGCTGTTGCATCCGTTTATGCCGTTCTTAACAGAGGAAATTTGGCAGCACATCGCTGAAAGAACTCCGGAACAAGCGTTAATTATAGCGGAATATCCGAAAATGACTTCGTTTAATGAAAAACTAATTGTCGATTTTGATTTTGCAGCCGAAGTTATTGCCGGTGTTAGAACCATTCGTAAAGATAAAAACATCGCTATGAAAGATGCAGTCGATTTGAAAGTAGTAAACAACGAAAAAGCTTCGACTTATTTTGATAGCGTGATTACTAAATTAGGAAATATTACATCCTTAGAATATATTGCGGATAAAGTTGACGGAGCACTGACTTACCGTGTAAAGTCAAACGAATACTTTATTCCTGTTTCCGGAAATATTGATATTGAGGCTGAGATTGCTAAGCTGACCGAAGAGTTGAAATACACCCAAGGTTTCTTGCGTAGTGTACAAGGCAAGCTGGCTAACGAAAAATTCGTCTCCGGAGCACCGCCACAAGTCATCGACAACGAACGTAAAAAAGAAGCTGATGCTTTGGCGAAGATTGCCACAATAGAGCAGAGTTTAGCTAGTTTAAAATAA